The nucleotide sequence GTCACCCAAGTTGGAGGATGAACCGGCGAGGATGTAGCGGGGGAATGGAGGATGACCCGGTTGAAGAGAGAGATGGGGTTGAAGAGAGAGAGGAGCTCCATTTTTGTTGCGTCATGAACGGCGAGAACATGTCGTCGGTGCCACGTTGTGGCCATGCCGGACCACCCCGGAGTGGTGTTGTCGTCCCACTTGGAGCTCCAACTTTGATGCCGCCCCTATGCCGGGCACCACTCCTTATAGCCTTATATTTGAATAGATGTTGTGTGTCTACCAAAGTCGATGTTACTATacccatggttgtaaaaatccagactagtcgccgattaatcactaatcggaGGTTCACCGATTAATGGCCGATTTATCTCTAGGCGGTCAATGGCGGTCCTATTCTGGCAAAATTTTGGCTAAACACTAGCCAAATTTCGACCAAACCTTATAAATTTCTTCCAAATACTTTAAAAAATGGTCAATGAggggttaaaacatgtctactttaaaaaaaactacatataaaagtgtatatgtgtgtatatgtaactaaaaattacatataaaaatctcaATCTGATTAATCCCTGTTAATCCCGATTaatgcacttgattcaagacgtgaaacatcaaaaacataaaagatagaaagatgtagaagatgaaaCCCTTTATTATTGAATCATTCATCACAGATTACATAAACCgaaagagtatacatcatctacaagttggtttagatcacaaagatctaaacctagctttctctcactaacacatagtcactttctctttctctctagaATATGCACACACTATTGGAATTCCTAGGGTTTGTGAGAGTTGCACAAAGTTTGTTTTTCTAATCTAACCCAGCAATGAACACTTCAAATTCCGTAAAGAAATGAAGTAagttcgataagttaataacaaactgaactttgtaaaagtacatccaccatcttgatcaaAAGTCTTCAACCCTTCATGTATGATCTCATCTCGTCACGAATCTTCATGAATCaatctgtcgcaacccccgatccctaattcccggaaacgggcggccgcgagccagtttcggtggtatcctgttattgtctaatttggcagcagaaattttcatcaggaccgtagttaggaaatattttatcagagtaaaataccacatttccataacattaaacacatgggtaaaacccaagtttttcagTACACATatcttcatagggatacaccctattttattcttaggtaactttattgccacttttccaagccttcagtgctgtccagcaggcttctatttggctttcacattttgttacctgaaacgcgttttaaaaacatttgtcagtgggaaatactggtgagtgaatcccagtttaatcaagtttaaataaaaaccattgtacagtattgagggcgcatccgcaattacatttgtttccaagttatatcaattaccaccacacggtactgtcgttccgacttatggtcatgttactcctttaccaggtggtaacaaattttgtatacaaaaccccaaatttacctactataattgtattcttacaaatactcaataactgctattcgcatggaaaaatatttaaggttttgtaaaaacagttcacaaaataggtttacaaaaagaggataaactcacattgttgtcttagattatccgtaagggtttcctgatgataatctataaattacacaaatgcacgcgtgttagtataataacccattttaacattagtaataccctccccgagacggcattccaacgactacgtcgggtagaaccacgacagccgttacggaacactagatcaatcgggcagagtatctaatatgtctccaggggttatgatacttacatcgtagcagaacctcgctaattagggggggtataatacccgtgtATAAAACCTACTATTcagaaattgagattgagaaAGAAATTTTGAACGAATTCGAATGAAATCCGATGGCCTGCTTATATAGTTGTTGAGTCTGGtcttctcgcggcccgcgtaacacaagcacagggcctacgcggcccgcgtcaaacccCGGTCAAAGCGTAGCCCATCCGGATCAGCTAGTAGGCTCGacatgtgttgggccacgtggcggcccagggttgCGCCACTTTTTaccctgtcgcggcccgcgtaaggttgaggtgtggcttacgcggcccgcctcaacttaaaattttgatttttattttatttttaatggcaTAATggattttgggctcggttttcacatacagggtgaattttaggacatattgggatattttaaatatttttagggtgtcggaaaaaattacgagggtgtcggttttcttgAGGATTGTTATACAATATCCTATCTTCTCGAATCCATTGAATCCGTGATGGCTTTCATCTCCGGTCTTCACCTCAAATCAAGAAGCACCACATTATTTCGAGAACAGACTAGCAACCGTCTTGGAAGAGGGACCAAGAAACCAATCTTCTCTACTCTAAACAGCAACTTAATAAGGCTCAATCTTTAACTAGCCGTCACCCGAGAAATCAACTTCATCACATCAATACTCgattaaaaacacaaacacacgTGACAAAACTCCATCACACACGAGCCTGTTTACGCACAAGCTTTAGATTTACGAAGAAAATAGGAAATTTTTACTCACCCTATTTCTTTGTAAACTGTCAACTCCAAGCCACATCACCTTCGTATCTCTTCGAATGCCTGAAAAAAAGTCCCAAATTGTTCGAAACAAGAGCACACGATCACAAGGATCGTCTGGTACTCGCACGCTAATAACACTAAGTTTGATCAAGAATCAACAACCAAAACTAGATGAGGAACATCCTATTTATAAGTACATAGGATGCCCTAATACAATAGGCCAAGCCCTAACCCAATCGGCCCTTAAACCACCAACCAAGCCCACTATTCTATATTAGCCCAAACTAAACAAGTAAAGCAAGACAAACGTAAACCTACACTAGTTTATGCCCTTACACCGTCTCATGAAAACGAACATGTCTAGACGTATATGTACGAGAAGTATCAGGGTCATATTAGAGATAACCAAGATGATCAAAAGCATAACCAACAAAGATACAAGGAGCATATTTGGGTGAAAGTTTATCCATCCGATTATCAAAAAAAACGGATAACACAAACACCCAAATGTGTGAAGAATAGAATAATCTGGACGAACACCAAATAAAATCTCGTAGGGAGAAGAGCGATGAAGAACCGGTGATGGTAATCGGTTGATAAGAAAAGCAGCATATGCATCATACGATAATTTCTTTGGTAATCGAGCATGAAACAATAAGGCTCGAGCTACCTCAGAAAGATGGTGACTTTTCTGCTCAACAACCCCAgtctgttgaggagtatagggACATGAGATTCTGTAAGCAATACCAAAATCTAAAAGAAATTGAGACACAGAACCATAAATGAGCTCAGAAGCACCATAGTATTGAAGATGTTTCATGGTACAAGAGAAAAGGTTCTCAACTCGTGGTTAGAAATGCTGAAAGTAATCAACCGCTTGAGAACGATAAGTCAAATGATACAACCATTTAAATCGACTAAAATCATCAATAAAACTGATGAAATATCTATAACCATATCTAGACATAGTTAAGGAAGCACCCTAAATATCACAATGTATAATATGTAAAGGCATAGTCGAATGTGATACAATAGATATAAAAGGTAATCTGGTTGATTTAGAAATACTACAAGAAGTACAATGGTTATTTGTGGTTTTATTTTTCAAATGTAAAATGAACAACGAGACAACACATCATCAGAAGGATGTCCCAGCCGAGAGTGCCAAGTCTCTCGAGAGACGGATGCAACAACAGACAGGGAGTATAGCTGATGTGCACTAGTACACGTGTGGTGAAGCAGTTAACGTGTAACTACACGAATAGTAAGTCCATGTGATTAGAAAAATAGTAGTCAcaggggggttttcccatatttattgggtttccttctgaattgatgtataggcattattgtctAGTAAAGATGGATATGACCGGATGGCTCCGCTGATGGCACGATAATACTTCAGTGATCCGTCAGTGattcaaatttgccgttaaaaaaataataaaaaaagacaGTAGTCACGTTTTTTCTTTGTTTGATATTCTTTTGTTTTGGATTAAGAAAAGTTCGGTTTTGGGTCAAGGTATAATAACCTTATTGGTTGACGTCATTGAATTTTAAGGGAAACAGCCATTATATGTAACGATTAATATTTTCAAGGTTGATGAAAAATGACTATCCAAATAAGAAGGTAGTCAAATTTATAATTTTCCATGTAATATGTTAAACTAAAACATAACAATACTATTAAAAAGAAGTGACATTGTTTTATAATTTTCTTTTAATGCATTTAACTTAATACAATTTAAGAAAATTTATGAGGAGTTGTGTTGATTCTCACCATCATCCGAATCTATTCCTAGATCATCAAAGAAGACGTTAAGGTACCACGGACATTTCTCATTCCAATCCCCTCTAGTGGCTCGGGCTCGCCACTTTTGATCAGCGATCATCTCCGGAGACAATCCCCATTCTTGCATCTCTTCTTCGGAATGATAAACAGCCAAACTATATTCGCCGCCATCTCCTAGTTGTAGAACTCGAAACTCGCAGTTGTCGAAATTGTTCAAACGCTCAAACTGTTCAACAGTCCATTTGAACCATTTCATTAGAAATACACGTGAAGCTAACCCATGTGACACTATTATAAGATTTAGATCATCAGCTGGATCATGGTTAAGCCTGTTCATGTCTATATCGCGCCATAATGATTCAAGAAAACCTGCAAATAATAGTTTATGTTTAATAATGGAAGATCATTGTAAACCAGAGGAATAAAttagagttaactgtcattttcatcCTTATGGTTTGTTCAAGCCAAATTTGAGATTTGTATTATTTTTGTCCctaacattcttgaaacatgACAGTTTAATCCAAAAAGTTAACGATCGTTAACTTTGACTGTTAAATGAGGGTAAAAAAGTAATTTTCCATTTTTATTATCTTTTTCTATTTTTACACCTCTTAAAAACGATAAATATACAAATAAAACAAAgtagaaaaaaatgaaaataccTTTTTACTCCTAATTTATCAGTCAAGGTTAACGACCGTTAACTTTTTGGATTAAACTGTCATGTTTCAATAATGTCAGGGACggaaatggtacaaatttgaaatttgatcTGAACTGCCATCATTGGACAGaccacaaggacgaaaatggcactTAACTAAATAAATTACGAACGGAAACATTTTTCCATGTTCGGTGGATAATTCGCCGTTGAAGGCCTGTCGAAAACTTAGTGTGGGCAATAGTTCATGGACTGATATTTAGCGATGTATCACCGACAGAACATTGACGTgttataaagaaaataaaaaaaatcccaGACATGTCTTCTTACGAgagatttttgtttttgtttttgtttttgtttttgtgaatCTGTAAGATTCAGTGGTAATTCTTCGTTAATCACCGAGAGATTTTTCCATGGTAATATAAtttttcttttgctttttctAGAAATTCATAAGATCAGTCTCTAATCCCTCACACCTTTTCAGGCAACCCGATCTGACCCGAATCAGaccaaaaaaaatattatatagcGATAAACAAACGACCTTAAAGATTAGTAAATTCTAAATCCGTCACTGCAAGGTTGATTTTGTTAAAAACTTGAAATTAACTACGATCAAGCAAGCAAACGAAACGTGTCGCTTACTCGAAACACGATCGTAGACATCTGCAGCCGATTCACCCTCAGGAAACCGGTAGAAAAACCTACCAAACCTCTCTCT is from Helianthus annuus cultivar XRQ/B chromosome 9, HanXRQr2.0-SUNRISE, whole genome shotgun sequence and encodes:
- the LOC110878724 gene encoding phosphoglycerate mutase-like protein AT74 — translated: MMKQGVTTITTDQTKLLPKRIILVRHGESEGNIDGSAYSTTPDYKIPLTPQGIAQANQAGTQIRTVISSSGATPNWKVFFYVSPYERSRSSLMGIVRSFPKNTVIGVREECRIREQDFGNFQVAERMKIVKETRERFGRFFYRFPEGESAADVYDRVSSFLESLWRDIDMNRLNHDPADDLNLIIVSHGLASRVFLMKWFKWTVEQFERLNNFDNCEFRVLQLGDGGEYSLAVYHSEEEMQEWGLSPEMIADQKWRARATRGDWNEKCPWYLNVFFDDLGIDSDDGENQHNSS